One window from the genome of Paenibacillus azoreducens encodes:
- a CDS encoding G1 family glutamic endopeptidase — protein MNRLNRVCLVKNSNVKQSNNLGWVSSNWSGYAVSGRKNAFRKISANWTVPFVRPSSNNSYSSAWIGIDGFGNSSLIQTGTGHDFVNGKAHYYAWWEILPQTMTLIPKPVHPGDHMKAVISKLKGSTWLISLRNTSRNWVFRTIKRYRGPQASAEWIVEAPQVGASISKLARISKVYFTGCRLNGKNPMLTPENRGTMLQNNNVTSIPGKPSAAGDAFAVTNLIGRASGPVRKPKRS, from the coding sequence ATGAACAGATTGAATAGAGTATGCCTCGTCAAAAATTCCAATGTCAAGCAATCGAATAACTTAGGCTGGGTTTCCTCCAACTGGAGCGGTTATGCCGTTTCGGGACGGAAAAACGCCTTTCGTAAAATATCAGCGAACTGGACTGTGCCTTTTGTACGGCCGAGTTCAAATAATTCTTATTCTTCCGCCTGGATTGGCATCGATGGTTTCGGAAACAGCAGCTTGATCCAAACGGGAACCGGGCATGACTTCGTCAATGGAAAAGCCCATTATTACGCATGGTGGGAAATCCTCCCCCAAACGATGACGCTCATCCCGAAGCCTGTTCACCCCGGTGACCACATGAAAGCGGTTATTTCCAAACTCAAAGGCAGCACTTGGCTGATCAGCCTCCGCAATACAAGCCGAAACTGGGTTTTTCGCACAATCAAACGGTACAGAGGCCCGCAGGCTTCGGCCGAGTGGATCGTAGAAGCACCCCAAGTTGGGGCCAGCATTTCGAAGTTGGCGAGGATTTCGAAGGTGTATTTTACCGGCTGCCGGTTAAACGGCAAAAATCCGATGCTGACTCCGGAGAATCGCGGCACCATGCTGCAGAACAACAATGTAACCTCGATTCCCGGTAAACCCAGCGCGGCGGGCGATGCTTTTGCCGTTACGAATCTGATCGGCCGAGCCAGCGGCCCAGTCAGAAAACCAAAGCGCTCATAA
- a CDS encoding response regulator transcription factor, with protein sequence MYKALIVDDEIYAVMGIKSGVKWQELQVSEVYEAYNMRDALRVFERTPVDVMICDIEMPKGTGIELLERVNEISPETETIFLTAHSDFDFMKRAIQLDGFDYLLKPIEFDVLQDTIAKALRSIKQERELHMLREQYKPYYERWRKKKSLITDKFWNDLLSGRVVCSPNNVVGILEEHELMELQHAVFLPILVSVESWLREFSTKDEEIMEYAIRKGASEMLLPSGKGEVIQTKQGVNVVIAFGEDGQADGDFDIHARCEKYIRNCHHYFGCNLSCYIGKSSSIYDIADTYGQLLEMEYNNLNKSNQVYTLAAQGTQSIKAMIPRISTWTILLEQGKLEELQREIRSRITEMGKMPGLSLNELEGFRHEFMQMVHYILHKNGLSAFELFQDQEGLLLSAQPRNLQQMEALSLQLVRIIYDQLHQNHSVIQRVKYYITENLGEQITREQLASYVHLNPAYLSRLFKREVGESITDYILHVRMSLAKDLITTTSIPISDVAKTFGYHNFSHFSKMFRKVYQVSPQQFRQQSAQIQ encoded by the coding sequence ATGTATAAGGCATTGATCGTCGACGATGAGATTTATGCGGTTATGGGAATCAAAAGCGGCGTAAAGTGGCAGGAATTGCAGGTATCCGAGGTATACGAGGCCTACAATATGCGGGACGCGCTGCGGGTGTTTGAACGTACTCCGGTTGATGTGATGATTTGCGACATTGAAATGCCCAAAGGAACAGGTATCGAGCTGTTGGAGCGGGTGAATGAGATCTCGCCCGAGACGGAGACGATTTTCCTGACAGCCCATTCCGATTTCGATTTCATGAAAAGAGCCATTCAGTTGGATGGCTTCGACTATCTGTTAAAGCCGATCGAATTCGATGTACTTCAGGATACGATTGCCAAGGCCTTAAGATCGATCAAACAGGAACGCGAATTACATATGCTCCGTGAGCAATACAAGCCGTATTATGAGAGATGGCGCAAAAAGAAGTCTCTTATTACGGATAAATTTTGGAATGATCTATTATCAGGCAGAGTCGTTTGTTCGCCGAACAATGTCGTCGGCATTTTGGAAGAGCATGAGCTTATGGAACTACAGCATGCGGTATTCCTTCCCATTCTGGTCAGCGTGGAATCCTGGCTGCGTGAGTTCAGTACCAAAGATGAGGAGATCATGGAGTATGCCATTCGCAAAGGCGCATCCGAGATGCTGCTTCCATCCGGAAAGGGCGAGGTTATTCAGACCAAACAAGGCGTCAATGTCGTGATAGCCTTCGGAGAGGATGGGCAGGCAGATGGCGATTTTGATATCCATGCACGCTGTGAAAAATATATCCGGAATTGCCATCATTATTTTGGCTGCAACCTATCGTGTTATATCGGCAAAAGCTCGTCGATCTACGATATTGCGGATACGTACGGGCAATTGCTGGAGATGGAATACAATAATTTGAATAAATCCAATCAAGTGTACACCTTGGCGGCGCAAGGCACGCAATCCATCAAAGCAATGATCCCGCGGATTTCGACGTGGACGATTCTGCTGGAACAGGGCAAGCTGGAGGAACTGCAGCGGGAGATCCGCTCTCGGATAACGGAGATGGGAAAGATGCCAGGTCTTTCCCTGAATGAACTGGAGGGATTCCGTCACGAGTTCATGCAGATGGTACATTATATTCTCCATAAAAATGGGCTTTCCGCCTTCGAATTGTTCCAGGATCAAGAGGGACTTCTCTTAAGCGCCCAGCCGCGAAATCTTCAGCAAATGGAAGCCTTGTCCCTCCAGTTGGTCCGGATCATCTACGATCAATTGCACCAAAACCATTCCGTCATCCAGCGGGTGAAATACTATATTACGGAGAATCTGGGCGAGCAGATCACAAGGGAACAGCTTGCCAGTTACGTGCATCTCAATCCGGCTTATCTATCCCGCCTGTTTAAACGCGAGGTAGGCGAGTCCATCACGGATTATATCCTGCATGTCCGCATGTCGCTGGCAAAAGATCTCATCACGACGACAAGCATTCCGATTTCGGATGTGGCCAAAACCTTCGGCTACCATAACTTTTCTCATTTCTCTAAGATGTTCAGAAAAGTATATCAGGTTTCTCCGCAGCAGTTCAGGCAGCAATCCGCCCAAATTCAGTAA
- a CDS encoding sensor histidine kinase, producing the protein MNMLNIKHSLRFKLIIGFVTIAVPLVGLLLYNNYYASNTIREQVADSNKNSMILYSHQIEAALNKETNFLYNIAVEDPNIAALSQLLHDPDEYYLAKARILNTFTRYHRFDNSVDLQFIYSVQKQDLFTTPIKTKSYEEFMAIKTTIEKLVKEVRPESGYFREWKATEYSRGKYALIRLVDTGDNFYLGAFVELENLMIPLDLIHLEDGFAGFASSEGELITSSPGIGPSRLDPSLAPESNEVYQVVETDDRKYIVVMNQIQGTDVILSAFIPESQMLKNLYHFRRGILIISGIALIILFIYLVYLNDIILKPMNNLVRGMRRIKHGDWDTRLQSSKSKEFAIINETFNSMASEIHRLKISVYEEQIKAHKAELKHLQLQINPHFLLNSINIVYNLAEIKNYSVIQLMCMNLVKYFRFTTKTNQVAVTVAEEMEHMESYIKIQQVRFPERITYEIRISNGAEKAAIPPLLIQPFIENAIKYGFDFMDHPFHIAIDIRLFEEEQVEMVIWDNGNGFSQEVLEQLQSGGYKENQNGEHLGISNVQYRLKHIFGQKSQLEFDNAPGAGARVRIVLPFRTVEQFTSY; encoded by the coding sequence ATGAATATGTTGAATATTAAACATTCGCTTCGCTTCAAGTTAATCATCGGTTTCGTGACGATTGCGGTTCCTCTGGTAGGGCTTCTGCTCTACAACAATTATTATGCATCCAATACGATCCGGGAGCAGGTGGCGGATTCGAATAAAAACTCAATGATATTGTATTCCCACCAGATCGAAGCGGCTTTGAACAAGGAAACGAATTTTCTCTATAATATCGCCGTGGAAGATCCCAATATCGCCGCCCTTTCGCAGCTGCTTCACGATCCCGACGAATATTACCTGGCCAAAGCCAGGATATTGAACACATTCACGAGGTACCACCGGTTCGACAACAGCGTCGATCTGCAATTTATCTATTCAGTGCAAAAACAGGATTTATTCACCACGCCGATCAAAACGAAATCCTATGAAGAGTTTATGGCCATCAAAACCACCATTGAGAAGCTGGTCAAGGAGGTCCGTCCGGAGAGCGGTTATTTCCGGGAATGGAAAGCTACCGAGTACAGCCGGGGGAAATACGCCTTAATCCGGCTTGTTGATACGGGAGACAATTTCTATCTTGGGGCTTTTGTGGAGCTTGAAAATTTAATGATCCCGCTGGATCTGATCCATTTGGAGGATGGTTTTGCCGGTTTCGCGAGTTCTGAGGGGGAACTGATCACGAGTTCGCCTGGGATTGGTCCGAGCCGCCTGGACCCCTCGCTTGCACCTGAATCCAATGAGGTATACCAGGTTGTAGAAACGGATGACCGCAAATATATCGTCGTTATGAATCAGATCCAGGGAACGGACGTCATTTTAAGCGCGTTTATTCCGGAGTCCCAGATGCTGAAAAATTTATATCATTTCCGCAGAGGGATTCTGATTATTTCCGGGATTGCGCTCATTATTTTGTTCATTTATCTGGTTTATCTCAATGATATTATCCTAAAGCCCATGAACAATCTGGTTCGCGGGATGCGGAGAATTAAACATGGCGACTGGGATACCCGGCTTCAATCCTCAAAGTCAAAAGAATTCGCGATCATCAACGAAACCTTTAACAGTATGGCATCCGAAATTCATCGGCTGAAAATCAGCGTGTATGAAGAACAGATCAAAGCGCATAAAGCGGAACTCAAACATTTGCAGCTTCAGATCAACCCTCATTTTCTATTGAACTCCATCAACATCGTATACAATCTGGCGGAGATTAAAAATTACAGCGTCATCCAGCTCATGTGCATGAACTTGGTAAAATATTTCCGTTTCACGACCAAAACCAACCAGGTGGCAGTGACGGTTGCGGAAGAAATGGAGCATATGGAGAGTTATATCAAAATCCAGCAGGTTCGCTTTCCGGAACGCATCACTTATGAAATTCGTATTTCGAACGGCGCGGAAAAGGCGGCGATTCCACCGCTGCTGATTCAGCCTTTTATCGAAAACGCCATCAAATATGGCTTTGATTTCATGGACCATCCGTTCCATATCGCCATTGACATTCGCTTGTTTGAAGAGGAACAGGTGGAAATGGTCATATGGGACAACGGCAACGGCTTTTCCCAAGAGGTGCTGGAGCAGCTGCAGTCAGGGGGTTATAAGGAAAATCAAAACGGGGAGCATTTGGGGATTTCCAATGTACAGTATCGGCTAAAACATATATTCGGGCAAAAAAGCCAGCTTGAATTCGATAATGCACCAGGCGCAGGGGCAAGGGTTCGAATCGTACTTCCTTTCCGGACGGTAGAGCAGTTCACTTCATATTGA
- a CDS encoding ABC transporter substrate-binding protein → MKKAHHLILMIMLCGMLALTGCGKGDSNKTADQTGGADTKTESGANGEKSDSSSLSPYKITLVYPASAPKDLQLVQDEMSKYLTEKINATIELKPIEWASWDDKTNLMKISNEPFDLMFTASWFSYPKDAAKGQYLELDDLMAKYGKDIPGILGDDFIKGSRIGGKLFALPTKKEFGQGFGFLLDKKLVDKYKFDTKGVKSLEDMEAMFKTIKENEPGVTPIVSSKFTNIWEAANYDGIVANLAIPRGSKEIKAIDTLEDPKFIEFYKRMHQWNQNGWFDKDILTSDSDQGMNMIKAGKAFAVAQSLKPGKDKEMSLGFGVDVVQVETAEPFTTTGDAQGAMLGISRTSKDPARAMMFLNLLYSDPKLLNMLDWGIEGKHYVKKSENVIDFPQGVNADNQTYPNPGGWMFGNQFNSYLWANEDPNKWEEFQKFNERAEHSIALGFAFNQEPVKSEMASLANVEKEFGATLRSGAVEPEKIIEKWKEKRKAAGFDKIKAEVEKQLAEWAQTQSK, encoded by the coding sequence ATGAAAAAAGCTCATCATTTGATACTTATGATCATGTTATGCGGCATGTTGGCATTAACCGGCTGCGGCAAGGGGGATTCAAACAAAACGGCAGACCAAACGGGCGGAGCGGACACCAAAACGGAATCCGGGGCGAACGGAGAAAAGTCGGATTCATCTTCGCTGAGTCCTTACAAAATTACATTGGTTTATCCGGCCTCAGCTCCCAAGGATCTGCAGCTTGTCCAGGATGAAATGAGCAAATACTTGACGGAAAAAATCAATGCCACGATCGAACTCAAACCGATTGAATGGGCGTCCTGGGATGATAAAACGAATTTGATGAAAATATCCAATGAACCGTTCGACCTGATGTTCACGGCAAGCTGGTTTTCATATCCTAAAGATGCCGCCAAAGGGCAGTATCTGGAGCTGGACGACTTGATGGCCAAGTACGGCAAAGATATTCCGGGAATCCTCGGCGATGATTTTATTAAAGGTTCCCGCATCGGCGGCAAGCTGTTTGCGCTTCCGACCAAAAAGGAATTCGGGCAGGGCTTTGGTTTTCTGCTGGACAAGAAGCTTGTGGACAAATACAAGTTTGATACAAAAGGCGTCAAATCGCTGGAAGACATGGAAGCGATGTTCAAGACGATTAAAGAAAATGAACCCGGGGTAACGCCAATCGTTTCAAGCAAATTTACGAATATTTGGGAAGCGGCCAATTATGACGGCATTGTGGCCAACCTCGCCATCCCGCGCGGCAGCAAAGAAATTAAAGCAATCGACACGCTAGAGGATCCCAAGTTTATCGAATTTTATAAACGCATGCACCAGTGGAATCAAAACGGCTGGTTTGACAAAGATATTTTAACTTCGGACTCGGACCAAGGCATGAATATGATCAAAGCCGGCAAAGCGTTTGCAGTAGCCCAATCCTTGAAGCCGGGCAAAGACAAAGAAATGAGCTTGGGCTTCGGGGTTGATGTGGTTCAGGTCGAAACGGCAGAGCCGTTTACGACGACCGGCGACGCGCAAGGCGCTATGCTCGGCATTTCGCGTACTTCCAAAGATCCGGCAAGAGCGATGATGTTCCTGAATCTGCTGTACAGCGATCCGAAGCTGCTCAACATGCTGGATTGGGGCATTGAAGGCAAACATTATGTCAAGAAATCCGAGAACGTCATCGATTTTCCGCAAGGGGTAAACGCCGACAATCAGACCTATCCGAATCCGGGAGGCTGGATGTTCGGCAATCAGTTCAACTCCTATCTGTGGGCCAATGAAGATCCGAACAAGTGGGAAGAATTCCAGAAGTTCAATGAGCGGGCCGAGCATTCCATCGCACTTGGATTCGCGTTTAACCAGGAGCCTGTCAAATCGGAGATGGCTTCGCTGGCGAACGTGGAGAAGGAGTTCGGAGCAACGCTTAGATCCGGAGCCGTGGAACCGGAGAAGATCATTGAGAAGTGGAAGGAAAAACGCAAGGCTGCAGGCTTCGATAAAATCAAGGCCGAAGTGGAAAAGCAGCTGGCGGAATGGGCCCAGACTCAGAGCAAGTAA
- a CDS encoding carbohydrate ABC transporter permease, with translation MKELKLTKYIGPSLIHLFFWLFTIVSLVPFILVFMVSISSEDSILQNGYSLFPSHISFSAYQFLFNDFSEIAKAYGVTILTTVVGTVVSLLITALFAYPLSRPDLPFRRTLSFYIFFTMLFGGGMVPWYITYVNMFDLKNTIMAMIIPNLLLSAFNVLLMRSFFASSIPESVIESATIDGASELKIFFSIVVPLSLPIMATIGLFNTLSYWNDWYNCMLFIDKPELYNIQYLMTKTLTNIQYLLMKSNSSAQVGDLLAKMPRETVRMALAIVGIAPLLFAYPFFQKYYISGITSGAVKG, from the coding sequence ATGAAGGAGCTTAAATTGACGAAATATATAGGTCCATCCCTGATCCATCTGTTTTTCTGGTTGTTCACCATCGTGTCTTTAGTGCCGTTTATCCTGGTTTTTATGGTGTCCATCTCCAGCGAGGATTCCATCCTACAGAACGGATATTCCTTGTTCCCGAGCCATATCAGCTTTTCGGCGTATCAATTTTTGTTTAATGATTTCTCGGAAATCGCCAAGGCATATGGGGTTACGATTTTGACTACAGTAGTCGGGACGGTGGTAAGCCTGCTGATTACGGCTTTGTTCGCATACCCGCTGTCCAGGCCGGATTTGCCGTTCCGACGCACGCTTTCCTTTTATATTTTTTTCACGATGCTGTTTGGCGGCGGAATGGTCCCTTGGTATATCACCTATGTCAACATGTTTGATTTGAAAAATACGATTATGGCGATGATCATTCCGAATTTGCTGTTAAGTGCTTTTAACGTGCTTTTGATGCGGAGCTTTTTTGCCTCAAGCATTCCGGAGTCCGTCATTGAATCTGCAACGATTGACGGCGCAAGCGAACTGAAAATATTTTTCAGCATCGTGGTTCCGCTCTCCCTGCCGATTATGGCGACGATTGGCTTGTTCAACACGCTATCTTATTGGAATGACTGGTACAACTGCATGCTGTTCATTGATAAACCGGAGTTGTATAACATCCAGTACCTCATGACCAAGACGCTTACGAACATTCAGTATTTGCTGATGAAATCCAACAGCTCGGCCCAGGTCGGGGACCTGCTCGCCAAGATGCCGAGGGAAACCGTCCGCATGGCGCTCGCGATCGTCGGAATTGCCCCTTTATTGTTCGCTTACCCGTTTTTTCAAAAGTATTACATCAGCGGAATTACAAGCGGCGCAGTGAAGGGTTAA
- a CDS encoding ABC transporter permease, which yields MGKLSHFRRSLKKYKWLLLMTLPGIVYLFINNYIPMYGVILAFKNYNFVDGIWGSDWAGLDNFKFLFNSQDAYIITRNTFLYNFVFILLNLILSVFVALLINEIKEKVISRFYQSTFLLPHIISMVVVAYLVYSFLNADSGLVNRLLIKWFGSEGISWYGEPKYWPYILVIVNAWKNVGYLSIIYFASIIGIDKEYYEAATIDGASKWKQMTRITIPLILPVITTMTLLAVSGILRSDFGLFYQVPMNTGALIPTTNTIDTFVYRAMIQSGDIGMSTAAGFYQSVVCFVLILVANTAVRRINKRDALF from the coding sequence ATGGGGAAATTATCGCATTTCAGGAGAAGTCTCAAAAAGTACAAGTGGCTGCTGCTCATGACATTGCCGGGGATTGTCTATTTGTTCATCAACAACTATATCCCGATGTACGGCGTGATTCTGGCATTCAAAAACTACAACTTCGTGGATGGCATATGGGGCAGCGATTGGGCGGGATTGGACAACTTTAAATTCTTGTTTAACTCGCAGGATGCTTACATCATTACGCGGAATACCTTCCTGTACAATTTTGTCTTTATTTTGCTGAATTTGATCCTTTCCGTATTTGTCGCGCTTCTGATCAACGAAATCAAGGAGAAAGTGATCAGCCGGTTCTATCAGAGCACGTTTTTGCTGCCGCATATCATCTCAATGGTTGTGGTTGCGTATCTGGTCTACAGCTTTTTAAATGCGGACAGCGGGCTCGTGAACAGGCTGCTCATCAAATGGTTTGGCTCTGAAGGCATCTCATGGTATGGGGAGCCGAAATATTGGCCTTATATTTTGGTTATCGTTAATGCATGGAAGAACGTCGGATATCTGTCCATCATTTATTTTGCGTCGATTATCGGCATCGACAAGGAATATTATGAAGCCGCCACGATCGATGGCGCAAGCAAATGGAAGCAGATGACCCGGATTACGATCCCGCTGATCCTGCCGGTCATTACGACCATGACCCTGCTGGCTGTAAGCGGCATTCTCCGGTCGGATTTCGGTTTGTTCTATCAGGTGCCGATGAACACGGGCGCGCTGATTCCGACGACAAATACGATCGATACGTTTGTCTATCGCGCCATGATCCAATCGGGGGATATCGGCATGTCGACGGCGGCCGGATTCTATCAATCCGTGGTTTGTTTCGTACTGATCTTGGTCGCCAATACCGCAGTCAGACGCATCAATAAACGGGATGCATTATTTTAA
- a CDS encoding alkaline phosphatase family protein yields MGNARTIQRVFILGMDGAGNFIQHTATPNIDAFLKNGAVTYNAQAQSPTISAECWGSILHGVVPEKHQLNNKVASSGTFPADSPYPSIFRLAREAWPEAKLAAFSSWTPINSGIIEEELGIHKESMPEAELVSAIESYLDKNRDVKLLYMQLDEPDASGHKYGYGPDSPEYLEAISSMDELIGRVLRSIEKNGLLEDSLVILLTDHGGGGEDRYDHGSDHPMDKNVFWGCVGPGVAPGTVLPEMFIVDTAAIAAHALGLRQPDAWDAKVPASLFRA; encoded by the coding sequence ATGGGTAACGCGAGAACGATTCAACGGGTGTTCATTCTAGGGATGGACGGGGCCGGAAACTTCATTCAACATACGGCGACGCCGAATATCGATGCTTTTTTGAAAAACGGCGCCGTTACTTATAACGCCCAAGCGCAGTCCCCAACCATCAGTGCGGAGTGCTGGGGATCCATTCTGCATGGGGTCGTGCCGGAAAAACACCAATTAAATAACAAGGTAGCGTCAAGCGGGACGTTTCCTGCCGATTCCCCTTATCCATCCATATTTCGACTGGCGCGGGAAGCTTGGCCGGAAGCAAAGCTGGCAGCCTTTTCGAGCTGGACGCCGATTAACAGCGGAATAATCGAGGAAGAGCTTGGCATACATAAAGAGTCCATGCCGGAAGCGGAACTCGTAAGCGCCATCGAGTCGTATTTGGACAAAAACAGGGATGTTAAGCTGCTTTACATGCAGCTGGATGAGCCGGATGCTTCCGGGCATAAATACGGTTACGGCCCGGATTCACCGGAATATTTAGAGGCTATTTCCAGCATGGACGAATTGATCGGACGCGTGCTCCGCTCCATCGAAAAAAATGGGCTGCTGGAAGACAGCCTCGTCATTTTGCTTACCGACCATGGCGGCGGCGGTGAAGATCGCTATGACCACGGGAGCGATCATCCGATGGATAAGAATGTGTTCTGGGGATGCGTCGGCCCCGGGGTTGCGCCCGGTACGGTTTTGCCGGAGATGTTCATCGTGGATACCGCGGCGATTGCGGCGCATGCTTTGGGTCTTCGGCAGCCGGATGCATGGGACGCCAAAGTTCCTGCTTCATTGTTCCGCGCCTAG
- a CDS encoding GNAT family N-acetyltransferase, which translates to MSLYIREINQDNWRNATALSVAPEQQHFIESNAFSMAECFYEKNAVSVAMYDNDTMIGFAMYGWPSAEDQSAWLDRFMVDRAYQGKGYAKRFLLLMIRHIEQQYNCKKIYLSIHPDNAHAQKLYESTGFRLNGRIDKEGAVHGLVMELDLNSLPLN; encoded by the coding sequence ATGAGTTTGTACATCAGAGAAATTAATCAAGATAATTGGCGGAACGCCACCGCTTTGTCCGTTGCCCCGGAGCAGCAGCATTTTATTGAAAGCAATGCATTTTCCATGGCGGAGTGCTTTTACGAGAAAAACGCCGTATCCGTGGCCATGTACGACAATGACACCATGATCGGATTTGCCATGTACGGCTGGCCTTCCGCCGAAGATCAAAGCGCTTGGCTGGACCGGTTTATGGTTGATCGCGCCTATCAGGGGAAAGGCTACGCCAAACGTTTTTTGCTATTGATGATCCGTCATATCGAACAGCAGTACAACTGCAAGAAAATCTACTTAAGCATTCATCCCGACAATGCCCATGCCCAGAAATTATACGAGTCTACAGGGTTTCGCTTGAACGGACGAATCGATAAGGAAGGAGCCGTTCATGGTTTGGTAATGGAGCTCGATTTGAACTCTCTCCCTCTCAACTAA
- a CDS encoding RidA family protein: protein MTQQERLTIATSEAPGAIGPYSQAVQIGNVLITSGQLGMNAAGEFPKTVEEQTERSLLNVKAILESAGFGMENIIKTTVFLQDMNDFQKVNEVYATFFAEPYPARSAVQVAKLPKGGLVEIEVIAVK, encoded by the coding sequence ATGACACAACAAGAGAGACTTACGATTGCAACGAGCGAAGCACCTGGGGCCATCGGGCCTTATTCCCAGGCGGTCCAAATCGGAAACGTCCTGATCACATCCGGACAGCTCGGCATGAACGCGGCAGGCGAATTCCCTAAAACTGTAGAAGAACAGACCGAGCGGTCGCTGCTTAATGTAAAGGCCATCCTGGAGTCCGCCGGTTTCGGGATGGAGAATATCATCAAAACGACGGTATTTTTGCAGGACATGAATGATTTTCAGAAGGTCAATGAGGTTTATGCGACGTTTTTTGCTGAGCCTTATCCGGCACGCAGCGCGGTCCAGGTAGCCAAGCTGCCGAAAGGCGGCCTTGTCGAAATTGAAGTCATTGCGGTGAAATAA
- the nhaC gene encoding Na+/H+ antiporter NhaC, producing the protein MAKPAKEKTIKKPTLFLALVPIITMVVLLSLGYVMFELPPEPLIIASTVVAGMIAIKLGYSYDDIMGSIAQKIAKTMPAILILITVGFMIGAWMVGGTIPMMIFYGLKIINPQFLLITAFLVTSVVSICTGTSWGSAGTIGVAFMGVGAGLDANLAAVAGAVVAGAYFGDKLSPLSDTTNIASLATGVNLYEHIGHLLYTTLPSFVVAGIAYVITGLNMNAAGVAIPEKVGTILDTLSTIYDWNLLLVVPVLIVLYGSITKKPTIPIMLISSAVAMANAMIFQGFTLHDVVSSVLNGFDIAMVHAKGFDASAVIPDIPRLLNRGGMNSMMGTLLICFCAITFAGTISLTKSLELIVNKILKYVRSTGSLIVATIITGLTMIGVTSNGQVSILMPGEMLREAYIRRGLHPKNLGRTIEDSATIIEPILPWTAAGAYMAGTLGVATLSYLPWAMLCWTGIIFATIWGYTGFGIAKLTPEQQKEMLKEYESSDAEELGQKQGA; encoded by the coding sequence ATGGCTAAACCAGCGAAGGAAAAAACCATCAAGAAACCGACATTGTTTTTAGCTTTAGTTCCGATCATCACCATGGTTGTGCTGCTTAGTTTAGGTTATGTCATGTTTGAACTGCCGCCCGAGCCGCTTATTATCGCTTCGACTGTGGTTGCGGGGATGATCGCCATAAAGCTGGGCTACAGCTACGACGACATTATGGGGTCCATCGCCCAAAAAATAGCCAAGACGATGCCGGCCATTCTTATTTTGATTACTGTCGGATTTATGATCGGCGCATGGATGGTTGGCGGAACGATTCCGATGATGATTTTTTACGGACTGAAAATCATTAATCCGCAATTTTTGCTCATCACCGCTTTCCTTGTTACTTCCGTCGTGTCCATATGTACAGGGACATCCTGGGGATCGGCGGGAACGATCGGGGTTGCGTTTATGGGAGTCGGCGCAGGGCTGGATGCCAATTTGGCTGCCGTCGCCGGAGCGGTCGTAGCTGGCGCTTATTTCGGAGACAAGCTGTCTCCGTTATCGGATACGACGAATATTGCATCCTTGGCTACAGGCGTTAACCTGTACGAGCATATCGGTCACTTGCTGTATACGACATTGCCGTCATTTGTTGTCGCGGGTATCGCCTATGTCATCACAGGTTTGAACATGAATGCTGCCGGCGTCGCCATTCCCGAAAAGGTCGGCACGATCCTGGATACGCTCAGCACCATTTATGATTGGAATCTGCTGCTTGTCGTGCCGGTGTTGATCGTGTTATACGGCTCAATCACCAAAAAACCGACGATTCCCATAATGCTTATATCTTCAGCCGTTGCCATGGCCAACGCAATGATTTTCCAAGGTTTCACCCTGCATGACGTCGTGAGTTCGGTATTGAACGGGTTTGACATTGCGATGGTTCATGCAAAAGGTTTTGATGCAAGCGCCGTTATTCCGGACATTCCGAGACTTCTTAACCGGGGCGGCATGAATTCTATGATGGGCACGCTGTTAATTTGTTTCTGCGCCATCACGTTTGCGGGCACAATTTCACTTACCAAATCGCTTGAACTTATCGTAAATAAAATTTTGAAATATGTGCGTTCGACAGGTTCGCTGATCGTTGCAACGATTATTACCGGCTTGACGATGATTGGGGTAACGAGCAACGGCCAAGTATCGATTCTGATGCCGGGCGAAATGCTGCGCGAAGCTTATATCCGCCGTGGTCTGCATCCGAAAAACCTCGGCCGTACAATCGAAGACTCCGCGACCATCATTGAACCTATCTTGCCTTGGACGGCGGCGGGCGCTTACATGGCCGGTACTTTGGGAGTCGCAACACTGTCCTATTTGCCATGGGCGATGCTGTGCTGGACAGGTATTATTTTCGCAACGATTTGGGGCTATACCGGATTCGGAATCGCGAAGCTGACGCCTGAACAACAAAAAGAAATGCTGAAGGAATACGAAAGTTCGGACGCCGAAGAGCTGGGGCAAAAGCAAGGTGCATAG